In Sulfitobacter sp. OXR-159, one DNA window encodes the following:
- a CDS encoding ABC transporter permease — translation MSRLQKLVIGRVSLGILTLFVVSALMFVGIELLPGDLAQQILGQSATESTLAAFRAELGLDQPAHLRYFDWLGGVLRGDFGTSLASGREVSELLGPRLANTMFLATYAAAIAAPLAVILGLLAALWRNTLFDRGVNLTALSAISMPEFFVGYVLILFLSIKAGVFPTLARIDSATGLWDALYRSFLPALTLILVVVAHMMRMTRAAIINVLASPYIEMARLKGVPRWRIIVQHALPNALAPIVNVVALNLAYLVVGVVVVEVVFSYPGLGQLLVDAVSSRDFPVVQAVGLFFAAVYITLNVLADIISIMSNPRLRHGR, via the coding sequence ATGTCCCGGCTTCAGAAGCTTGTTATCGGCCGAGTGTCCCTCGGCATTCTGACCCTCTTTGTCGTATCCGCCCTGATGTTCGTTGGCATCGAACTCTTACCCGGTGATTTGGCGCAGCAGATTCTTGGCCAATCGGCGACCGAGTCGACCCTCGCCGCCTTTCGCGCCGAGCTTGGCCTCGATCAGCCCGCGCATCTTCGTTATTTCGATTGGCTTGGTGGTGTGCTGCGCGGTGATTTTGGCACCTCGCTGGCCTCAGGGCGCGAGGTGTCCGAGCTTTTGGGGCCGCGGCTTGCCAATACCATGTTTCTGGCCACCTATGCCGCCGCCATCGCCGCTCCGCTGGCGGTGATCCTTGGGCTTCTGGCCGCCCTGTGGCGCAACACGCTGTTTGACCGTGGCGTCAACCTGACCGCGCTTTCGGCGATCTCTATGCCCGAGTTTTTCGTGGGCTATGTCCTGATCCTATTCCTGTCGATCAAGGCGGGTGTCTTCCCGACGCTGGCACGGATCGACAGCGCCACGGGGCTCTGGGACGCGCTTTACCGCAGCTTTCTGCCCGCGCTGACGCTTATTCTGGTGGTCGTGGCGCATATGATGCGGATGACGCGGGCGGCCATCATCAACGTGCTCGCCTCGCCCTATATTGAGATGGCGCGCCTTAAAGGTGTGCCGCGCTGGCGCATCATCGTGCAGCACGCGCTGCCCAATGCATTGGCGCCGATCGTCAACGTCGTGGCACTGAACCTTGCCTATCTGGTGGTCGGCGTGGTGGTGGTAGAGGTCGTCTTTTCCTACCCCGGTCTTGGGCAGTTGTTGGTCGATGCGGTCTCCAGCCGGGATTTCCCGGTGGTGCAGGCGGTGGGGCTGTTCTTTGCCGCTGTTTATATCACGCTCAACGTCTTGGCCGACATCATCTCGATTATGTCGAACCCGCGTCTGCGGCACGGGAGATAA
- a CDS encoding metal-sensitive transcriptional regulator, with the protein MEAKQNKAAILKRLARLEGQLRGVTRMVDEGRYCVDVLVQTAAVRSALRAVERLVIEDHANHCMEEAILSGDREEQRQKFRELVALLEKARD; encoded by the coding sequence GTGGAAGCAAAGCAGAACAAGGCAGCGATCCTCAAGCGACTGGCGCGGCTGGAAGGGCAGTTGCGCGGCGTCACACGGATGGTCGACGAGGGGCGGTATTGCGTGGACGTGCTGGTGCAAACCGCCGCCGTCCGCTCGGCCCTGCGCGCGGTCGAGCGATTGGTGATCGAGGATCACGCCAACCACTGTATGGAAGAGGCGATCCTATCGGGCGACCGCGAAGAGCAGCGCCAGAAGTTCCGTGAATTGGTCGCCTTGCTGGAAAAGGCACGCGACTAG
- a CDS encoding multicopper oxidase family protein, with the protein MNRRQFLASVSAAAVLPLPGFAGQTPLKLKAETVSQQILPEGEGTTAMLGFNGSMPGPEIRLKRGARASIEVENGLEEGTAVHWHGIRLENRMDGVPVLTQDLINPGDSKTYSFVPPDAGTYWYHSHYISQEQVARGLMGPLIVEDDAPLDLDHDITVILSDWIIDEDGSLVDEFTDMHSVAHAGYMGNFARGFLSRSEVQQGDRIRLRLINAATNRIFPLSISGVSGSVVALDGMALRQPRAASDLVLAPAQRADLIVDVTGPVGFDMPTRQEPYRLAELSISGENTDRQSGPLPTLAAPDLPAPGAPSQHLTLTMMGGAMGGRHGGANIWSFNDVSDLPDAPFAAIERGETVRITFVNDTAFPHGIHLHGHHFYELAADESLGDLRDTTLVAAGESRDVLCVFDNPGRWLIHCHMLSHAIGGMRTWVEVT; encoded by the coding sequence ATGAACAGAAGACAATTCCTCGCCAGCGTTTCCGCCGCTGCGGTTCTGCCCCTTCCGGGCTTTGCTGGCCAGACGCCATTGAAGCTGAAGGCCGAAACGGTAAGCCAGCAAATCCTTCCCGAAGGCGAAGGCACCACCGCAATGCTGGGGTTCAACGGCTCGATGCCGGGACCAGAGATCAGGCTTAAACGGGGTGCGCGGGCATCGATTGAGGTCGAGAACGGACTTGAAGAGGGCACCGCCGTTCACTGGCATGGCATCCGGTTGGAAAACCGGATGGACGGTGTCCCGGTGCTGACGCAAGACCTCATCAACCCCGGTGACAGCAAGACTTACAGCTTCGTGCCGCCCGATGCGGGGACCTATTGGTATCATTCGCATTATATCTCGCAAGAGCAGGTGGCGCGCGGCTTGATGGGGCCGCTGATCGTCGAAGACGACGCCCCCCTCGATCTGGATCATGACATCACCGTGATCCTGTCCGATTGGATCATCGACGAAGATGGCAGCCTTGTTGATGAATTCACCGACATGCATAGCGTCGCCCATGCGGGCTATATGGGCAATTTCGCCCGCGGCTTCCTCTCGCGAAGCGAGGTGCAGCAAGGTGATCGCATCCGCCTGCGGCTGATCAATGCGGCGACGAATCGTATTTTCCCCCTAAGCATCTCTGGCGTTTCTGGTTCGGTTGTCGCCCTGGACGGCATGGCACTGCGCCAACCCCGCGCGGCCTCTGACCTCGTTCTGGCGCCGGCCCAGCGGGCCGACCTGATCGTCGATGTCACCGGCCCGGTCGGCTTTGACATGCCCACGCGACAGGAACCTTACCGTCTGGCCGAATTGTCCATCTCTGGCGAGAATACGGATCGGCAATCGGGGCCTCTGCCGACCTTGGCGGCACCGGACCTCCCGGCACCGGGTGCCCCCTCCCAGCACCTGACGCTGACCATGATGGGCGGTGCCATGGGCGGGCGGCACGGCGGCGCCAACATCTGGTCCTTCAACGATGTCTCGGACCTTCCGGACGCGCCCTTCGCCGCCATCGAACGCGGCGAAACGGTACGTATTACATTCGTGAATGATACCGCCTTTCCGCATGGCATCCATCTGCACGGCCATCATTTTTATGAACTTGCCGCCGATGAAAGCCTTGGCGATCTGCGCGATACGACTTTGGTGGCGGCCGGTGAAAGCCGGGATGTGCTGTGCGTTTTCGACAATCCAGGCCGCTGGCTGATCCACTGCCATATGCTAAGCCATGCCATCGGAGGGATGCGAACATGGGTAGAGGTCACATGA
- a CDS encoding copper-binding protein: MNKLLLSTALSLLITAPAFAAGTHGGGHDDDGHGDMHKEMAIGMPGKAEAVDRTIDVTMRETDDGEMIFEPAAFDIKEGETIRFAVTNKGEIEHEFVIDTMEGNAEHKESMAKMDMEHDDPNSVRLDSGMEGEVIWTFANEGTFEFACLIPGHYESGMHGPITVAQSDEAPETPAVYSTGKIKKVDAKGKKVTIIHGPLENLDMPSMTMVFKADETLIANMKEGQNIEFVADRVKGKLTVTAMK; the protein is encoded by the coding sequence ATGAACAAACTTCTTCTTTCGACCGCCCTCAGCCTTCTCATCACCGCCCCCGCCTTTGCCGCGGGCACCCATGGCGGCGGTCATGACGATGATGGCCACGGCGACATGCACAAAGAGATGGCCATCGGCATGCCTGGCAAGGCCGAAGCCGTGGACCGCACCATCGACGTGACCATGCGCGAAACCGACGACGGCGAGATGATTTTCGAGCCCGCCGCGTTCGACATCAAGGAAGGCGAGACCATCCGCTTTGCCGTCACCAACAAGGGCGAGATCGAGCATGAGTTCGTGATCGACACGATGGAAGGCAATGCCGAGCACAAGGAATCCATGGCCAAGATGGACATGGAGCATGACGACCCGAACTCGGTGCGTCTCGACTCCGGCATGGAGGGCGAGGTGATCTGGACCTTCGCCAACGAAGGTACGTTTGAATTCGCCTGCCTGATCCCCGGCCACTACGAATCCGGCATGCATGGCCCGATCACCGTGGCGCAGTCTGATGAGGCTCCCGAGACACCTGCCGTCTACTCAACCGGGAAGATCAAGAAGGTCGACGCCAAGGGCAAGAAGGTGACGATCATCCACGGGCCCCTCGAGAACCTCGACATGCCGTCGATGACCATGGTGTTCAAAGCCGATGAGACGCTGATCGCCAATATGAAGGAAGGCCAGAACATCGAATTCGTGGCCGACCGTGTGAAAGGCAAGCTGACCGTCACAGCGATGAAGTAA
- a CDS encoding ion channel has product MIQAMLLSVLVVSICTAIHYLVLKRVSDTIAQRKRAAHGQNLGLAVGAITIAHVIEALIYTLFFLWAVQGLEIGALNESGPAGKPPTMMDYFYFSLVNFTTLGRGDLTPMGHLRFITGIEAFHGFLMITASGSFVLQVMAGRAPLSDKG; this is encoded by the coding sequence ATGATCCAAGCAATGCTTCTATCCGTTCTGGTCGTCAGCATCTGCACGGCGATCCACTATCTCGTGCTCAAACGGGTTTCCGATACCATCGCGCAGCGCAAGAGAGCTGCGCATGGCCAGAACCTAGGCTTGGCCGTCGGCGCAATCACAATCGCGCATGTCATCGAGGCTTTAATCTATACGCTGTTCTTCCTCTGGGCCGTGCAGGGTTTGGAAATCGGCGCGCTGAACGAATCCGGCCCGGCGGGCAAGCCCCCCACAATGATGGATTATTTCTATTTCTCGCTGGTCAACTTCACCACCTTGGGGCGCGGCGATTTGACCCCTATGGGGCATCTGCGCTTCATCACCGGGATAGAGGCATTTCACGGCTTTCTGATGATTACGGCGTCAGGCAGCTTCGTGCTGCAGGTCATGGCGGGACGCGCCCCCCTGTCGGACAAGGGGTGA
- a CDS encoding DUF305 domain-containing protein, producing MSYWRFAAMIATSTIVMFGLMYLNTYAFEHVFFSETRTYMALLMGAVMAVIMLSFMLSMYSNKAMNIAIYIGSIAVFALTLWLVRSQVTVGDTSYMRAMIPHHSIAIMTSERAELSDPRVRKMADGIIAAQRKEIAEMRSLIADIEENGDAVDPELGETESQPEVGTVDEALSSAEVAKVDPAGLTPENVESLLGSAATCQFGRTNEGDPSLVMAGNVGGIKLSGTLIELQSDEAIDQAALADGARFTADGVDVTVTPLAGADWTDTESNLRRSEAEMKFHLDRGLTVGYRGFLDCSNEM from the coding sequence ATGTCCTACTGGCGTTTCGCCGCAATGATCGCGACTTCGACCATCGTGATGTTTGGCCTGATGTACCTGAACACCTACGCCTTCGAGCATGTCTTTTTTAGCGAAACGCGGACCTATATGGCGCTGCTGATGGGGGCTGTGATGGCGGTCATCATGCTCAGCTTCATGTTGTCGATGTATTCCAACAAGGCCATGAACATTGCCATCTATATCGGCTCCATCGCGGTCTTCGCCCTGACCCTTTGGCTGGTGCGCAGCCAAGTAACTGTGGGCGATACCAGCTATATGCGCGCCATGATCCCGCACCACTCGATCGCCATTATGACCTCTGAGCGGGCAGAACTTTCGGATCCGCGCGTGCGCAAGATGGCCGATGGCATCATCGCCGCGCAGCGTAAAGAGATCGCCGAGATGCGCAGCTTGATCGCCGACATCGAAGAAAACGGCGATGCGGTTGATCCGGAATTGGGCGAGACCGAAAGCCAGCCCGAAGTTGGTACGGTGGACGAGGCACTATCCTCCGCAGAGGTCGCAAAAGTCGACCCGGCGGGGCTGACCCCTGAGAACGTCGAAAGCCTGCTTGGCAGCGCCGCTACCTGCCAGTTTGGCCGCACCAACGAAGGCGACCCAAGCCTTGTGATGGCGGGCAACGTCGGGGGGATCAAACTCTCGGGCACCTTGATCGAATTGCAATCCGATGAGGCCATTGACCAAGCCGCGCTTGCCGATGGCGCCCGTTTCACCGCCGATGGCGTTGACGTGACCGTCACCCCCCTTGCCGGGGCAGATTGGACCGATACCGAAAGCAACCTGCGCCGCTCAGAAGCCGAGATGAAATTCCATCTCGACCGCGGGCTGACCGTTGGCTACCGCGGATTTTTGGACTGCTCGAACGAGATGTGA
- a CDS encoding c-type cytochrome: MIRYSLLALVWATTAQAGHELEGRDIDAGRTLYAETCAACHGANLEGQPDWRTPDEDGILPAPPHDATGHTWHHDNALLFEYTKRGGSAALAARGIDDFASGMPAFEGVLSDADIWDILAYIRSTWPPREQAAQAGRNRPH; the protein is encoded by the coding sequence ATGATACGATATTCACTTCTTGCCCTTGTCTGGGCGACCACGGCGCAGGCGGGCCACGAACTTGAGGGCCGCGACATCGATGCGGGTCGCACGCTCTATGCCGAGACCTGCGCGGCCTGTCATGGCGCCAACCTCGAAGGCCAGCCTGACTGGCGGACACCGGATGAGGACGGCATTCTGCCAGCACCCCCTCATGATGCCACAGGCCATACCTGGCACCACGACAATGCCCTGCTCTTTGAATATACCAAGCGCGGCGGCAGCGCCGCATTGGCCGCGCGCGGGATTGATGATTTCGCCAGCGGAATGCCCGCCTTTGAAGGGGTGCTGTCGGACGCGGACATCTGGGACATTCTCGCCTACATCCGATCGACTTGGCCGCCCCGCGAACAGGCCGCTCAGGCAGGTCGCAACCGGCCACATTGA
- a CDS encoding TolC family protein, with protein MRWKLKTAAVITPLILGACTATDLPVSFSARDAGFATVEARTSKAIGKRTVWAQSQAETVAASKQVRAMVQGKTISAETAVQVALLNNKGLQASYAQIGLSAAEAWQQSTPENPVVSIGLLGIGAPEVGLYRALESMIAVNLLDARTRKQRIAAAEAEFQHAQMQAVSDTLALANETREAWVNAVAAFETVSYLKRAAVTTDAAAELAQQLGKTGALNKAAQAREQAFNAEMAGQLAQARLDAQLAKEQLTRLMGLWGQDVAYYVPDALPRVPNTVSSHRGIERLALANRVDLEVARLGLEATAKAYGLTDATRTLTDLEVIAGAEIEREEENGEIETSVSPQVEFEFVIPIFDSGKARLRKAELSYLQAANVLAERAVNVRSEARAAATAYRSSHQIARHYSDVVLPLRRTIDEEALLSNNGMITSTFDLLNDARERIGSQLEAANAKREFWLASAGLTAAIYGGGSGGGGAGGETQIAAGGGGGH; from the coding sequence ATGCGTTGGAAATTGAAAACCGCCGCAGTCATTACACCACTGATCTTGGGCGCCTGCACGGCAACGGACCTGCCGGTGAGTTTCTCGGCCCGTGATGCTGGCTTTGCCACTGTTGAAGCGCGCACCTCCAAGGCCATCGGCAAGCGCACCGTCTGGGCGCAGTCGCAGGCCGAGACCGTCGCCGCCTCCAAACAGGTCCGCGCCATGGTGCAGGGCAAGACGATTAGCGCCGAAACCGCGGTGCAGGTTGCGCTGTTGAACAACAAGGGGCTTCAGGCATCCTACGCGCAGATCGGTCTGTCGGCAGCGGAAGCATGGCAACAGTCCACGCCCGAGAACCCCGTCGTCTCCATCGGTCTTTTGGGCATCGGTGCGCCCGAGGTCGGGCTGTACCGCGCCTTGGAGAGCATGATCGCCGTTAACCTTCTGGACGCCCGCACCCGCAAACAGCGCATCGCCGCTGCCGAGGCCGAGTTCCAGCACGCGCAGATGCAAGCCGTCAGCGACACGCTGGCGCTGGCCAATGAAACACGCGAGGCTTGGGTCAATGCGGTCGCGGCCTTTGAAACGGTCAGCTATCTGAAACGCGCGGCCGTCACCACCGATGCGGCGGCGGAACTGGCGCAGCAGCTGGGCAAGACCGGCGCGCTGAACAAAGCCGCGCAGGCCCGAGAGCAGGCGTTCAACGCCGAAATGGCGGGCCAATTGGCACAGGCGCGGCTGGACGCGCAATTGGCCAAGGAGCAACTGACCCGGCTTATGGGCCTTTGGGGGCAGGACGTGGCCTATTACGTGCCCGATGCCCTGCCGCGTGTGCCGAACACGGTCAGCAGCCACCGGGGCATCGAACGGCTGGCACTGGCCAATCGGGTTGATCTGGAAGTCGCCCGGCTGGGGTTGGAGGCCACGGCCAAAGCCTATGGCCTGACCGATGCGACCCGTACCCTGACCGATCTCGAAGTCATCGCCGGGGCCGAAATCGAACGGGAGGAAGAGAACGGCGAGATTGAGACCAGCGTGTCACCGCAGGTCGAGTTTGAGTTCGTGATCCCAATCTTCGACAGCGGCAAAGCGCGGCTGCGCAAGGCCGAGCTTAGCTATCTGCAAGCGGCCAATGTGCTGGCCGAACGCGCGGTGAACGTCCGCTCCGAAGCACGTGCTGCGGCCACGGCCTACCGCTCAAGCCACCAGATTGCGCGGCACTATTCGGACGTGGTGCTGCCGCTGCGGCGTACCATCGATGAGGAGGCACTGCTGAGCAACAACGGCATGATCACCAGCACCTTCGACCTGCTGAATGACGCCCGCGAAAGGATCGGGAGCCAGCTTGAAGCGGCCAATGCCAAGCGTGAGTTCTGGCTGGCCTCGGCTGGTCTGACTGCCGCAATCTACGGCGGTGGCAGCGGCGGCGGTGGTGCCGGTGGAGAGACACAAATCGCCGCCGGTGGCGGCGGCGGACATTGA
- a CDS encoding helix-turn-helix transcriptional regulator, whose amino-acid sequence MRTRGTIALWAIAALQAIVAIFFTVCFLLDAMGMEPEFLIWQSHEYQQTILAIGLNLGVALGWIALRTSLQRARLAEEKMRRCTSEFSMVMTQHFTDWRLTPAERDVAVFLVKGLSTRDIADLRGTSEGTIKAQTNAIYRKAAVTGRTQLLSTFIEDLMDDAWVPADAPQTAAVKGLAIGPATRSNAAPA is encoded by the coding sequence ATGAGAACGCGTGGAACCATCGCCCTTTGGGCCATCGCTGCACTACAGGCAATTGTGGCAATCTTCTTTACCGTCTGCTTCTTGTTGGACGCTATGGGAATGGAGCCTGAATTTCTGATCTGGCAGAGCCATGAGTATCAGCAAACGATCTTGGCCATCGGGTTGAACCTCGGCGTGGCGCTTGGCTGGATCGCCCTCAGAACAAGTCTGCAACGTGCGCGGCTCGCCGAAGAGAAGATGCGCCGATGCACCTCGGAGTTTTCGATGGTGATGACGCAGCATTTCACCGATTGGCGTCTGACCCCCGCCGAGCGGGATGTAGCGGTGTTTTTGGTCAAGGGCCTGAGCACCCGCGACATTGCGGACCTGCGCGGCACTTCTGAGGGGACGATCAAAGCGCAAACAAACGCGATTTATCGCAAGGCTGCCGTTACCGGGCGCACCCAGTTGCTCAGCACCTTCATTGAGGATTTGATGGATGACGCATGGGTGCCGGCGGACGCCCCGCAAACTGCGGCTGTGAAGGGCTTAGCGATAGGCCCTGCAACCAGATCAAACGCCGCCCCGGCGTAA
- a CDS encoding ABC transporter substrate-binding protein, with protein MTNFIKRQNGPSRRGFLAGSAAAVGAGLILPQGARAQAQPKKGGTLRVGFTQGSTSDSLDPATFNNDFMFASGYAVFNTLTEIAPDGTAQPDLAESFEASSDAATWTFRLRDNAQFSDGKTATANDVIASIRHHMGPESKSGIKPLLEQITDIRADGDKVVIFELAAGNADFPFIFNDYHLGIRQDTGDGTIDPNSRIGTGGYVIDVFEPGVRVELTRRDDYWKEGRAHFDKVVILKVGDPAARMNALMTGEVDLIDRPDLKTINLLGRAPNVKIHTQDGTLHYIMPMQTNTAPFDDVNVRMALKYGINREDMIEKVLRGYGTVGNDQPISRSMPYYNDDLEQITYDPERAKYHLKQAGLESLDVTLSTSDAAFNGAVDASVLFAENARPAGLNIEVKREPDDGYWSNVWLQKPFCCSYWGGRPTPDLMFSTGYAADAEWNETKWDNERFNELLLQARPELDQTRRAEMYGEMQKIVKEQGGALIPAFGQYVSAMSESVQMPEEVSEMWDLDSQRFIERWWMS; from the coding sequence ATGACCAATTTCATAAAACGTCAAAACGGACCGAGCCGTCGCGGTTTTCTAGCCGGGAGCGCGGCTGCGGTGGGGGCAGGGCTGATCCTGCCACAGGGCGCACGGGCACAGGCCCAGCCCAAAAAGGGTGGCACTCTGCGGGTTGGCTTTACCCAAGGGTCGACCTCCGACAGCCTTGATCCTGCAACCTTCAACAACGACTTCATGTTCGCCAGCGGCTATGCGGTCTTCAACACTCTGACGGAAATTGCCCCCGACGGCACCGCGCAGCCCGACTTGGCTGAGAGCTTTGAGGCCAGCAGCGACGCGGCCACATGGACCTTCCGCCTGCGCGACAACGCGCAATTCTCGGACGGCAAAACGGCGACGGCGAATGACGTGATCGCCTCGATCCGTCACCACATGGGGCCAGAGTCCAAATCTGGTATCAAACCGCTGCTAGAGCAGATCACCGACATCCGCGCCGATGGCGACAAGGTCGTGATCTTTGAACTGGCCGCAGGGAACGCGGATTTCCCGTTTATCTTCAATGACTACCACCTCGGCATTCGCCAAGATACCGGCGATGGCACGATCGACCCCAACAGCCGCATCGGCACCGGCGGCTATGTAATCGATGTTTTCGAGCCGGGCGTACGGGTCGAACTGACGCGCCGCGATGACTACTGGAAAGAGGGCCGCGCGCATTTCGACAAGGTTGTGATCCTGAAAGTCGGCGATCCGGCGGCCCGGATGAACGCGCTGATGACCGGCGAGGTTGACCTGATTGACCGTCCCGACCTCAAGACGATCAACCTTCTGGGCCGCGCGCCCAACGTGAAGATCCACACCCAAGACGGCACGTTGCATTACATCATGCCGATGCAGACCAACACGGCCCCGTTTGATGACGTGAACGTGCGGATGGCGTTGAAATACGGCATCAACCGCGAAGACATGATCGAAAAGGTTCTGCGCGGCTATGGTACCGTGGGCAACGACCAACCGATCTCGCGCTCGATGCCCTATTACAACGACGACCTTGAGCAGATCACCTATGACCCGGAGCGGGCGAAGTACCACCTGAAACAGGCGGGGCTTGAAAGCCTTGATGTGACGCTGTCCACCTCGGATGCTGCCTTTAACGGGGCGGTGGATGCCTCGGTTCTCTTTGCCGAAAACGCGCGGCCTGCGGGGCTGAACATCGAGGTGAAGCGTGAGCCGGATGACGGCTATTGGTCGAACGTCTGGCTGCAAAAGCCCTTCTGCTGCTCCTATTGGGGTGGGCGTCCGACGCCTGACCTGATGTTCTCGACCGGCTATGCCGCCGATGCGGAGTGGAACGAGACCAAATGGGACAACGAGCGCTTTAATGAGTTGCTGTTGCAAGCGCGGCCTGAGCTGGACCAGACCCGCCGCGCCGAGATGTACGGCGAGATGCAAAAGATCGTGAAAGAGCAGGGCGGCGCGCTGATCCCCGCCTTTGGACAATATGTCTCGGCCATGAGCGAAAGCGTTCAGATGCCTGAGGAAGTGTCCGAGATGTGGGATCTCGACAGCCAGCGCTTCATCGAACGCTGGTGGATGTCTTAA
- a CDS encoding copper oxidase has protein sequence MMNRRQLLGAGAAGATLVSSKAWGQTMNMGLPEAAVMDSALTQSPTRPTSGPDYNPVVTLNGWTLPHRMNNGVKEFHLVAEPVERELADGMVARLWGYNGQSTGPTIEAVEGDRVRIYVTNRLPEHTTVHWHGLILPSGMDGVGGLSHPGIPPGKTFVYEFDLTKSGTFMYHPHGDEMVQMAMGMMGMFVVHPKDPDFMRVDRDFLIMLNAFDIDPGTYIPRIMTMTDFNLWTWNSRIFPDIDPLVVNQGDKVRVRVGNLTMTNHPIHMHGYDFKVTCTDGGWVPESAQWPEVSIDIPVGAMRAYEFVADHLGDWAIHCHKSHHTMNAMGHDVPTLIGTSSSNMTRQVRRVQPEFMPMGTAGMADMGEMSMPLPNNTVSMMAGWGPHGPLEMGGMFSVVKVRQGIDADDYEDPGWYENPPGTEAYEWTGELPEFAQNHSPKTKITPKPTSEG, from the coding sequence ATGATGAACAGACGTCAACTGCTGGGGGCCGGTGCTGCGGGTGCAACGCTCGTGTCCTCCAAAGCATGGGGGCAGACCATGAATATGGGCCTGCCCGAAGCCGCCGTCATGGACAGCGCGCTGACCCAATCGCCAACCCGCCCCACCTCGGGGCCGGATTACAACCCCGTAGTCACGCTCAACGGCTGGACCCTGCCGCACCGGATGAACAACGGTGTGAAAGAATTCCATCTCGTCGCAGAACCGGTGGAGCGCGAACTGGCCGACGGGATGGTCGCACGGCTCTGGGGGTATAACGGCCAGTCCACCGGCCCCACCATTGAGGCGGTCGAGGGTGACCGGGTGCGCATCTATGTCACCAACCGCCTGCCCGAGCATACCACCGTGCATTGGCACGGGCTGATCCTGCCCTCGGGCATGGACGGCGTCGGCGGGCTCAGCCATCCGGGCATCCCGCCGGGCAAGACTTTTGTCTATGAGTTCGATCTGACCAAATCCGGCACCTTCATGTACCACCCGCATGGCGATGAGATGGTGCAGATGGCGATGGGCATGATGGGCATGTTCGTGGTTCACCCCAAGGATCCGGACTTTATGCGCGTCGATCGGGACTTCCTGATCATGCTGAACGCTTTTGATATTGATCCGGGCACCTACATACCCCGCATCATGACGATGACGGATTTCAACCTGTGGACTTGGAACAGCCGCATCTTCCCCGACATTGACCCGCTGGTGGTCAATCAGGGTGACAAGGTACGGGTCCGCGTGGGCAACCTCACGATGACCAACCACCCGATCCACATGCATGGCTATGACTTCAAGGTCACCTGCACCGATGGCGGCTGGGTGCCGGAATCGGCGCAATGGCCCGAGGTTTCGATCGACATCCCCGTGGGCGCCATGCGCGCCTATGAGTTTGTGGCCGACCATCTGGGCGACTGGGCAATCCATTGCCACAAGTCGCACCACACGATGAACGCCATGGGCCATGACGTGCCGACGCTCATTGGCACCAGCAGTTCCAACATGACACGTCAGGTCCGCCGCGTGCAGCCCGAGTTCATGCCCATGGGCACGGCGGGCATGGCAGATATGGGCGAAATGTCGATGCCGCTGCCTAACAACACCGTGTCGATGATGGCCGGTTGGGGGCCACATGGCCCACTGGAAATGGGCGGCATGTTCTCGGTCGTGAAGGTGCGCCAAGGCATCGACGCGGACGACTACGAAGATCCCGGCTGGTATGAAAACCCTCCGGGCACCGAGGCGTATGAATGGACGGGCGAGCTGCCGGAATTCGCGCAGAACCACAGCCCAAAAACCAAGATCACGCCGAAACCAACCTCCGAGGGCTAA